The following proteins are encoded in a genomic region of Emys orbicularis isolate rEmyOrb1 chromosome 19, rEmyOrb1.hap1, whole genome shotgun sequence:
- the MAP3K12 gene encoding mitogen-activated protein kinase kinase kinase 12 encodes MACLHDTRTPSPSFASFNTILTESSLRKLDPDASDCTPEKDLTPTQCVLRDVVPIDGGGHSPTPSEETRDQFANSVLQLHENEAGGGGGGAGAGAGNPEVRHTRYHADQVRLHCQTGSGFLEGLFGCLRPVWTMIGKAYSTEHKHQQEDTWEVPFEEILDLQWVGSGAQGAVFLGRFHGEEVAVKKVRDLKETDIKHLRKLKHPNIITFKGVCTQAPCYCIIMEFCAQGQLYEVLRAGRKVTPSLLVDWSMGIAGGMNYLHLHKIIHRDLKSPNMLITYDDVVKISDFGTSKELSDKSTKMSFAGTVAWMAPEVIRNEPVSEKVDIWSFGVVLWELLTGEIPYKDVDSSAIIWGVGSNSLHLPVPSGCPDGFKILLRQCWNSKPRNRPSFRQILLHLDIASADVLSTPQETYFKSQAEWREEVKLHFEKIKSEGTCLHRLEEELINRRRDELRHALDIREHYERKLERANNLYMELNSLMLQLELKEKELLRREQALEKKYPGLFKPHASRSLLHGNTVEKLIKKRNVPQKLSPHSKRPDILKTEVILPKLDSAIAQVSIPACQKGPTSPGRSRRAKARYRKASAKGSCGELAGPRAPEPVDVGQQLETCAALRGLQHDLLRRMSSSSPDLINTTLEAGAKKEGAPAGPESPPAEQPRSETPSEDTASVPFSSSPDSPSSKQGAVGPADKSHRLLGLAQRLQPGEEPDKEAGVAGKAAKACGVPQQHLTPAALLYRAAVTRSQKRGVSSEEEEGEVDSEVELPLRQRWPQGLSKRQSLSTFSSENFSDGDGEEGNTSDASPSGTPDVASTNTGERSDDMLSQSSEIPLDALAHSDGLSEKEAAVQHVKSQLSAEQNPAETPSAYEDSDCDSAELDHSGSGDTHRLPAAPSS; translated from the exons CGTCCTGCAGCTGCACGAGAATGAGGCCggcggtgggggcgggggagccgGGGCAGGGGCCGGGAACCCCGAGGTGCGGCACACTCGTTACCACGCCGACCAGGTCCGGCTTCACTGCCAGACGGGCAGCGGCTTCCTGGAAGGGCTCTTCGGCTGCCTCAGGCCCGTCTGGACCATGATCGGCAAAGCCTACTCCACCGAGCACAAGCACCAGCAGGAAG acACGTGGGAGGTGCCATTCGAGGAGATCCTGGACCTCCAGTGGGTAGGCAGCGGGGCGCAGGGCGCTGTCTTCCTGGGGCGTTTTCACGGCGAGGAGGTGGCGGTGAAGAAGGTGCGAGACCTCAAGGAGACGGACATCAAACACCTGCGCAAGCTCAAACACCCCAACATCATCACCTTCAA gggTGTCTGCACCCAGGCTCCTTGCTACTGCATCATCATGGAGTTCTGCGCCCAGGGGCAGCTGTATGAGGTGCTGCGAGCCGGGCGCAaggtcaccccctccctgctggtcGACTGGTCCATGGGCATCGCAGGCGGCATGAACTACCTGCACCTGCACAAGATCATCCACCGTGACCTCAAGTCGCCCAA catGCTGATCACCTACGATGATGTGGTGAAGATCTCGGACTTCGGCACCTCCAAGGAGCTGAGTGACAAGAGCACCAAGATGTCCTTCGCCGGCACCGTGGCCTGGATGGCCCCCGAGGTCATTCGCAACGAGCCCGTCTCTGAGAAGGTCGACATCTG GTCCTTTGGGGTGGTGCTGTGGGAGCTGCTGACGGGCGAGATCCCCTACAAGGACGTGGACTCCTCGGCTATCATCTGGGGTGTGGGCAGCAACAGCCTGCACCTGCCCGTGCCCTCTGGCTGCCCCGACGGCTTCAAGATCCTACTGCGCCAGTGCTG gaACAGCAAACCCCGCAACCGGCCGTCCTTCCGCCAGATCCTGCTGCACCTGGACATCGCCTCGGCGGACGTGCTCTCCACGCCCCAGGAGACCTACTTCAAATCCCAG GCCGAGTGGCGCGAGGAGGTGAAGCTGCACTTTGAGAAGATCAAGTCGGAGGGGACGTGTCTGCaccggctggaggaggagctgatcaACCGGCGCCGTGATGAGCTCCG gcacgCGCTGGACATCCGGGAGCACTACGAGCGCAAGCTGGAGCGGGCCAACAACCTGTACATGGAGCTCAACTCCCTCATGCTGCAGCTGGAGCTGAAGGAGAAGGAGCTGCTCAG gcGGGAGCAGGCGCTGGAGAAGAAGTACCCGGGGCTGTTCAAGCCGCATGCATCGCGCAGTCTCCTGCACGGCAACACGGTGGAGAAGCTCATCAAGAAGAGGAACGTGCCCCAGAAGCTGTCGCCACACAGCAAGCG GCCGGACATCCTGAAGACGGAGGTGATCCTGCCCAAACTGGACTCGGCCATTGCCCAGGTGTCGATACCCGCGTGCCAGAAGGGACCCACCTCCCCGGGCCGGAGCCGGCGGGCCAAGGCGCGCTACCGCAAAGCCAGCGCCAAGGGCAGCTGCGGGGAGCTGGCAGGGCCCCGGGCCCCAGAGCCAGTGGATGTGGGGCAGCAGCTGGAGACCTGTGCCGCCCTGCGGGGGCTGCAGCACGACCTGTTGCGCCGGATGTCCTCGTCCAGCCCTGACCTCATCAACACCACCCTGGAGGCCGGGGCCAAGAAAGAGGGGGCCCCTGCCGGGCCCGAGTcgcccccggccgagcagccCCGCAGCGAGACCCCCAGTGAGGACACGGCCTCCGTGCCCTTCTCCAGCAGCCCCGACTCGCCCTCCTCCAAGCAGGGGGCCGTGGGGCCAGCGGACAAGAGCCACCGGCTGTTGGGCCTAGCCCAGAGGCTGCAGCCAGGCGAGGAGCCCGACAAGGAGGCAGGCGTGGCGGGCAAGGCGGCCAAGGCCTGTGGGGTGCCGCAGCAGCATCTGACACCCGCAGCGCTGCTGTACCGAGCGGCCGTGACCCGGAGCCAG AAGCGAGGGGTCTcgtccgaggaggaggagggagaagtggaCAGCGAGGTGGAGCTGCCACTGAGGCAGAG GTGGCCCCAGGGGCTGAGCAAGCGCCAGTCGCTCTCCACCTTCAGCTCAGAGAACTTCTCGGACGGGGACGGCGAGGAGGGGAACACGAGCGACGCGTCGCCCAGCGGCACGCCCGACGTGGCCAGCACCAACACAGGCGAGCGCTCCGACGACATGCTCTCGCAGAGCTCCGAGATCCCGCTCGACGCCCTGGCCCACTCCGATGGCCTGTCCGAGAAGGAGGCCGCTGTCCAGCACGTCAAGAGTCAGCTCAGTGCTGAGCAGAACCCCGCTGAG ACCCCCTCCGCGTATGAGGACTCGGACTGTGACAGCGCCGAACTGGACCACTCGGGCAGCGGAGACACGCACAGACTGCCAGCCGCCCCCAGCTCGTGA